Proteins co-encoded in one Malus sylvestris chromosome 9, drMalSylv7.2, whole genome shotgun sequence genomic window:
- the LOC126633794 gene encoding uncharacterized protein LOC126633794 has protein sequence MGSGEHVELDLNALDQCHRYILNNCDEVNPFRSQHEEFLKTKHRRERLTMRQIKELSKKEFPKWFKQHMNSSYHANDTLISEDLHWLANYPSRVVSRYKSHIVHGFRFRIKFVDDKHKNQNCGVFVPANVPGAIGQVNCYGRVVDMFEVKYCGPTEVGDRGRAVMLFKCEWVNSESPRGMKTDQYGFTMVNFNQLGFKEDPFILASQALQAFYVEDTIEKDWHVVVRTQPRDLFDVLEDSDAIDDYAIPNLDDRILDNENFHTRVGVEETPFLELLALPTEFVNHANVDDELTDDDGE, from the exons ATGGGTTCAGGAGAACATGTGGAGCTCGATCTAAATGCTCTTGATCAGTGCCATAGATACATTCTAAATAATTGTGATGAAGTGAACCCATTTAGAAG CCAACATGAGGAATTCTTGAAAACTAAACATCGTCGAGAAAGGTTAACTATGCGCCAAATTAAGGAGCTAAGCAAGAAAGAATTTCCAAAATGGTTCAAGCAACAT ATGAATTCAAGCTATCATGCTAATGACACGTTGATATCTGAAGACTTGCATTGGCTAGCTAATTATCCTAGTAGGGTTGTGAGTAGATATAAAAGTCACATTGTTCATGGGTTTAGATTTCGTATAAAATTTGTGGATGATAAGCATAAGAATCAAAATTGTGGTGTCTTTGTACCTGCAAATGTTCCTGGAGCAATTGGGCAAGTGAATTGTTATGGCAGAGTTGTTGATATGTTCGAGGTTAAATATTGTGGTCCTACTGAGGTGGGAGATAGGGGTCGAGCTGTGATGTTATTTAAGTGCGAATGGGTTAATAGTGAAAGTCCACGAGGAATGAAGACCGATCAATATGGATTTACTATGGTGAATTTCAATCAATTGGGATTTAAAGAGGATCCTTTCATACTAGCATCACAAGCATTACAAGCATTTTACGTGGaggacacaattgaaaaagattgGCACGTAGTTGTTCGAACTCAGCCGAGGGATTTGTTTGACGTACTAGAGGATAGTGATGCTATTGATGATTATGCCATACCGAATTTGGATGATCGAATTcttgataatgaaaattttcatacAAGGGTTGGCGTGGAAGAGACtccttttcttgaattattAGCGTTGCCTACCGAGTTCGTTAATCATGCCAATGTCGACGATGAGCTAACAGATGATGACGGAGAATAA
- the LOC126633793 gene encoding uncharacterized protein LOC126633793, with protein MDKDYKNACWRHHGEQNIGEQNVAIGEEETGDEVIGMHDFLNDVFVQPLTEEGVGPSTEPSIGEGRPEEVETFFRLLEEADQDSWPGCKEFKKLEAVVRLYQIKCLAGMPYDIFTTLLELIKRMLPEGDCLPESCYKAKKLINDLGLTYVKIDACPNDCMIYWKDTSDLTVCSVCGESRYKITNAADRSRKKIAAKVMWYFPLKPRLQRFFMSKHTAEHMRWHAVECPKDEFMRHPSDSPTWKHLDNLYPDFASEIRNVRLGLASDGFNPFGKMRNDHSTWPVVLSVYNLPPWMCMKQLNLLLSLLIPGPRSPGKKIDVYMRPLIDELNELWEVGTPTYDAYSNQSFTMKAAVLWTISDFPAYGMLSGWSTHGYKACPHCMHDKESIYLPASRKICYMGHRQFLEDNHRFRRHNLDVMHIEKNICDSVVGTLLGIEKSKDGLAARVDLEVLNIRRSQHPRREGNRTFLPPALFTLKREEKTAFCNVLSTIRVPDGYSSNLSRCVHVNERKIHGLKSHDCYVLMQQLLPLAIRPVLPKAVTMVLLGLSAIFRQLCSKKESEEGFKELSSRIALTLCQLEKIFPPAFFDIMVHLPVHLADEAALAGPVPYRWMYPIERYLQTLKRYVRNKGYPEGSIAEAYLVDEC; from the exons atggataaagatTATAAAAATGCTTGCTGGCGACATCATGGCGAGCAAAACATTGGAGAGCAAAATGTGgcaattggagaagaagaaacaggagatgaggtgattggcatgcaTGACTTTCTTAATGATGTATTTGTCCAACCATTAACAGAAGAAGGTGTTGGGCCGTCTACTGAACCGTCTATTGGGGAAGGGCgtccagaagaggtggagacttTTTTTAGGTTGCTTGAAGAGGCAGATCAAGATTCATGGCCAGGGTGTAAGGAGTTTAAGAAATTAGAAGCAGTTGTAAGACTGTATCAGATCAAGTGTTTAGCGGGAATGCCATACGACATCTTCACAACTTTACTGgagttaattaaaagaatgtTGCCTGAAGGGGATTGTTTGCCTGAATCATGTTATAAGgcaaaaaaacttataaatgacTTGGGTCTGACGTATGTGAAAATTGATGCATGTCCCAATGATTGCATGATCTATTGGAAAGATACTTCGGATTTGACCGTGTGCTCGGTTTGTggtgaatcaagatataaaattACCAACGCAGCGGATAGGTCGAGAAAAAAGATCGCAGCTAAGGTTATgtggtattttcctttaaaaccacGATTGCAACGATTTTTTATGTCGAAGCATACGGCTGAACATATGAGGTGGCATGCAGTTGAATGTCCTAAAGATGAGTTTATGAGACATCCTTCAGATTCTCCAACATGGAagcatttggataatttatatcCGGATTTTGCGTCAGAAATTCGAAATGTTCGATTAGGGTTGgccagtgatggatttaatcctTTTGGAAAAATGAGGAATGATCATAGCACATGGCCTGTGGTGCTTTCTGTTTACAATTTGCCGCCTTGGATGTGTATGAAGCAACTAAATTTGTTGTTGTCTCTTTTAATACCAGGACCGCGCAGTCCTGGTAAAAAGATTGATGTATACATGCGTCCACTGATTGACGAGTTGAATGAGTTGTGGGAGGTGGGCACTCCAACTTATGATGCGTATTCCAACCAAAGTTTTACGATGAAGGCTGCTGTCTTATGGACTATAAGTGATTTTCCGGCTTATGGAATGTTGTCAGGATGGAGTACACATGGCTATAAAGCATGTCCACATTGCATGCATGATAAAGAATCCATTTACTTGCCGGCGAGTCGTAAAATTTGTTATATGGGACATCGACAGTTTCTTGAAGATAATCATAGGTTTCGAAG ACACAATCTTGATGTTATGCATATCGAGAAGAATATATGTGACAGTGTGGTGGGAACATTGCTAGgtatagaaaagtctaaagatggATTGGCTGCACGTGTAGATCTTGAAGTCTTGAACATAAGACGCAGTCAACACCCACGTAGAGAAGGAAATAGAACATTTCTACCTCCAGCTTTGTTCAcgttgaaaagagaagaaaaaactgcGTTTTGCAATGTGTTGTCTACTATTCGGGTCCCCGATGGATATTCATCAAATTTATCGCGATGTGTGCACGTGAATGAACGAAAAATACATGGGTTGAAAAGTCATGATTGCTATGTTTTAATGCAGCAGTTACTCCCGCTTGCAATACGCCCGGTTTTGCCTAAAGCTGTTACTATGGTATTATTAGGGTTGAGTGCAATTTTCAGACAGTTGTGTAGTAAGAAGGAGTCTGAGGAAGGATTCAAGGAACTGAGTTCAAGAATTGCCTTGACATTATGTCAACTTGAAAAAATATTTCCTCCTGCATTTTTTGATATAATGGTGCACCTTCCAGTTCACTTGGCAGATGAAGCAGCTCTTGCAGGGCCTGTTCCCTAtagatggatgtatccaattgaacg GTATTTGCAAACGTTGAAGCGTTATGTTCGTAATAAGGGTTATCCTGAAGGTTCTATTGCTGAAGCATATTTGGTGGATGAGTGCTAG